A region of Rhinoraja longicauda isolate Sanriku21f chromosome 31, sRhiLon1.1, whole genome shotgun sequence DNA encodes the following proteins:
- the ubac1 gene encoding ubiquitin-associated domain-containing protein 1 → MFVQEEKIFAGKVLRLHICTMEGAEWVEEVTEDTGVEKLKERCLKQCVQGGLEDPKTVTHHKLIHATSERVLSDTKTVGEENLQDKDVLLLIKKRAPAAPPKMADVSAEEKKKQEQKAPDKEAIVKATAQLTARQVDRMVAQHNLRDFQTELRKILVSLIEVAQKLLALNPDAVELFKKANAMLDEDEEERVDEAALRQLTEMGFPESRAVKALRLNHMSVTQAMEWLIEHAEDPAIDAPLPVPGTSGGKRAAAEEAKPEAVAEISKQDELTDIFKRIRRKREFRPEPRAMIALMEMGFDEKEVIDALRVNNNQQDAACEWLLGDRKPSPEELDNGIDIESPLFQAILDNPVVQLGLINPKTLLAFEDMLENPLNSTQWMNDPETGPVMLQISRIFQTLNRT, encoded by the exons ATGTTCGTGCAGGAGGAGAAGATCTTCGCGGGGAAGGTGCTGCGGCTCCACATCTGCACCATGGAGGGAGCCGAGTGGGTGGAAGAGGTGACCGAGGACACGGGCGTCGAGAAACTCAAGGAGCGCTGCCTCAAGCAG TGCGTACAAGGAGGTTTAGAGGATCCAAAGACAGTCACACACCACAAACTCATTCACGCTACTTCAGAGAGGGTCCTGTCGGACACAAAGACTGTAGGTGAAGAGAACCTCCAGGATAAAG ATGTTTTATTGTTAATTAAAAAGCGTGCCCCTGCTGCTCCTCCCAAAATGGCTGATGTTTCTGCAGAAGAAAAG AAAAAACAAGAGCAAAAGGCACCAGATAAGGAGGCCATCGTGAAGGCGACAGCTCAACTTACTGCTCGGCAGGTTGATCGCATGGTTGCCCAGCACAACTTGCGAGAT TTTCAGACAGAACTCAGGAAAATACTTGTTTCACTAATAGAAGTGGCACAGAAGCTGCTAGCGTTAAATCCAGATGCTGTAGAACTGtttaagaaggcaaatg CCATGCTGGATGAGGATGAGGAAGAACGAGTGGATGAGGCAGCTCTACGTCAACTGACAGAAATGGGCTTCCCCGAGAGTCGAGCAGTCAAAGCATTACGGCTGAATCA TATGTCTGTAACACAGGCTATGGAGTGGCTAATTGAGCATGCAGAAGACCCTGCAATTGATGCACCGCTGCCTGTTCCTGGAACATCTGGAGGAAAAAGAGCAGCGGCAGAGGAGGCTAAACCTGAAGCAGTTGCTGAAATTTCCAAGCAAGATGAGCTGACTGACATCTTCAAGAGAATTAGGAGGAAACGGGAATTTCGACCAGAACCCAGA GCAATGATTGCTCTGATGGAAATGGGATTTGATGAAAAAGAAGTCATCGATGCATTGAGAGTTAACAACAACCAACAAGATGCTGCT TGTGAGTGGCTGCTGGGTGATCGAAAGCCTTCCCCTGAGGAATTGGATAATGGTATTGATATCGAAAGCCCGTTATTTCAAGCCATTTTGGACAACCCTGTCGTACAGCTGGGACTGATTAATCCTAAAACACTGCTTG CATTTGAAGATATGCTGGAAAATCCATTGAACAGCACTCAGTGGATGAATGATCCCGAGACTGGCCCTGTGATGCTGCAGATTTCTAGAATTTTCCAGACTCTGAATCGTACGTAG